In the Drosophila willistoni isolate 14030-0811.24 chromosome 3R, UCI_dwil_1.1, whole genome shotgun sequence genome, CCTGACCATCACTCCGAAAGATACGTACATAAGCTGCCTTAACGCCAAATTTCCAAATGGCTATGTATGGCAAGTAATAGGTCAGCAGATCCATTATCCACACGCGAAAGTTTAAGTACATACGAACTACTTTATATTTGTGCAGATAGGTTACGATAAATAATCCGTAGCTTACAACGAAACGATCCCACCAACTCAGATCATAGTAATACAATCGCTGCTGTGGATTCCTTTTCTCACCTGGACGATAGTCAAAGCTAAAGTACTCATAGCCCGGTACATAGGCCAGACGTTTGGCAAAAAAGAGCTGAGCGTCGACGGAAAGTATAGTATTTATATGCCACAATCCATTGATTAGAGCCTCGGCCATGCGATCAAACTCTTCGCTGGTTTTCTCCAATGCCGGAGCATATACCCGTCGTTGTACTATATCCAGACGCTGACGCGTCTCGGCCCAGTTCCGTCCACAAATATTGTACTCATCCTTGATGCCCAGCAAATAGCCGAGTACCCGCCACATGTGAGCGGTGGCTTCCAAAAAATCCTCATCATATAGCTGAATACGATGGGCTCCCAAGGTAATAAAGCCAATGAATCCAAACTGGGTCAATGCCAAATCCTTTTGGTTAATTTGGCCTGCACCAAGTCGGCTGCATGCACGACTTGATGTTGAATGGGCCTGCCTCACAGCCTTTATGCTTTTCCAGAATTTGCTCGACTTATCTTCGACCGGATAGGTGTACCAGGAAATGGCATGGAAAATCGTTCGAACATAGCGACGATAGGCATCCAAAGGAGTTGATGATTGGTGAGAGCAGCTGAGGACTCGCAGGATCGAAGGCACAGCAAGCACAGAAATTAATCCATACAACATGCCAGTATACATCACAAAGCGATATTTGTTAAAGTAATTTTGACCcctaaaaaataaacaatagtATTCAATGCTAAGAACGTCAAAGTCGTAGATTTGTTTTCCATTCACTTTTGCAGTTAACTAACAGTCGGGGACTTTTTAGCAGGTAAGTCTTGTATATTGATTATAGGTAAATTTCACTTTTGCAATTTACCTTTTAAATAACTGTTCATTGTACCATGACGGTAATTCCAATTCGGTCCCGCTATCGCCCTCTTGGCTACCATTATTGAGCAAATGATTCAAATACTTCTTTGCCGGATCCAATTCATCCTTATCGGAATAGTCTATAATTAATGTTAATCagcaaataaataacaaaGATTATACAAAGAAATTCCACAAACAAGTAAAGGGCTAAAGTGAAAGTTTTTCTTACGGGAATTTCACTTGCGCTTACCCGTTTCGTCATTGGCTGTTACAGCACTATGAGACATCTTCACTATTCAATGTTTGACTGCTGCTGCAATTATTGGAAAATTTTCCCCAGGTTGATTTTAAACAAACAAGGCCAGTTAACTTAGCTCTTCAGTTTTCTGTGGCATCGCTGCAACGTTAAGACTCCATCTGCTGTTGGCAGCAAAAAGCTTTAATTTGTTGGCGCCCACAACaggttttgaaaatatataaaatctatttttggtcggttgttttgttttggtaaTAGCAATCACTTGACCAACTATTTGTAGTTTTTTACATTATTCGGTATAAATTTTTACGCGGTTTTTAGCTACGAATTGGTTACACGCTAAAATGGCCCAAAATGTATagcaataaaatataaaacaatttgtaaGAAACAAACACTAAACTTTCGTCATGTCGATAATACCAAGAGTGACAGTGTTGGTAAAAATGTATCGAcgtcttgaattttgattgtttAGTATTTTCTGGTATTTTTTACATGTCACCAAATAAATTGGGATTTTCACTATAACAGCTGATTAGAGGTGGGAATCCATCGATAGTCTCTCCACTCGGTGGAATTTTCAGTGATGGAAAAAAAGTCAATAGTATCGATGGTTTGGTCTTATTCCATCGCTGGAAGAAACCATCGCTATAATCGATGGTTCCATCGGTAATTTAAAAGCGGCAAATCTGTTAAGCCAcgcaaataaaatacaaaataattaattatgtttttaagtccatttaattaaatttttaacgaaattaacaaaaaagtaATCGTGATACACTTATTGTGCTATAAAACATAGTTTAAATGAACAATAGATTGGTTTGAAAGTGCGCTTTCTTCCGATTTTTTGATAGTTGATTAAGATTAGATTTCCCCCACTACATGAAATCAAATCACAACGTAAGATACATGTGATCAAGTTCGATAAATCGCCATCGAAAAATGTATATCGATCTATCGCACTTTATAAATTccatcgatactatcgatGGAGCCATCTTCTTTCCATTAAGAAGCCGACGcgcatacaaaaaaaattaaaaattttgcatcAATTTGCGCTGGCAAGTACGCTTGCTAAAAGTGTGAGTTTTCGAAAAAAGTATTTGTTGATAGTCTCTGAATTGGTTAACTgtatttatattaatattgCGCTTTGATTTCATCAGTTGCAGGCTTCATAAGATTTTTCGCCGATTCTGCTGTTCACGCGCTTTGCCGCCGCCGACTTGGCTTTTATTGTTTTGGCGCCcgaatttttttctgttgccaATTACTACGACGCTTTGACCGAGAACTGCCAAAAGAGTCCAAGATGGTGGATCGCAGTGATAATGGTAATGAAATGCATGTTtctaattaaacaaattattttaactttaaattttttatttcttttatctcttttttttttttttaatatgaaaATCAGCCGAATCGTTTGACGATGCCGTAGAGGAGCGTGTGATCAACGAGGAGTACAAGATATGGAAGAAAAACACGCCGTTTCTATACGATTTAGTAATGACGCATGCCTTGGAATGGCCCTCGCTAACGGCACAATGGCTTCCCGATGTAACAAAACAAGATGGCAAGGATTATTCGGTACATCGCCTCATCTTGGGTACCCACACGTCTGACGAACAGAATCATTTGCTTATTGCCAGCGTTCAACTTCCTAGTGAGGATGCCCAGTTCGATGGATCCCATTATGACAATGAGAAGGGCGAATTTGGTGGCTTTGGGTCGGTGTGTGGCAAAATCGAGATCGAGATCAAAATCAACCACGAGGGTGAGGTGAACAGAGCCAGATATATGCCGCAGAATGCATGCGTTATTGCTACTAAGACCCCATCTAGCGATGTGCTTGTATTTGATTATACTAAACATCCCAGCAAACCGGAACCTTCAGGTGAATGCCAACCGGACCTACGGCTGCGTGGCCACCAAAAAGAAGGTTATGGCCTTTCTTGGAATCCAAATCTGAATGGTATGTGTAAAAGGTGTGACattctgtttatttttttttttaacctgTCCCATTTTTAGGCTACTTGCTCTCGGCTTCTGATGATCACACTATCTGCTTATGGGACATCAACGCTACTCCCAAAGAACATCGAGTGATCGATGCCAAAAACATTTTCACTGGCCACACCGCCGTTGTTGAGGATGTGGCCTGGCATTTGCTGCATGAATCGCTCTTTGGTTCCGTAGCAGATGATCAGAAGCTGATGATCTGGGATACGCGCAACAATAACACATCCAAGCCATCGCATACTGTTGACGCTCACACAGCTGAAGTCAATTGTCTGAGCTTCAATCCTTATTCAGAGTTTATTTTGGCCACGGGATCGGCGGATAAAACCGTAGCCCTGTGGGATTTGCgtaatttaaaattgaaactACATTCCTTTGAGTCGCACAAGGATGAAATTTTCCAAGTACAATGGTCGCCGCATAATGAAACAATCCTTGCGTCATCTGGAACAGATCGTCGCCTACATGTCTGGGACTTGTCCAAAATTGGTGAAGAGCAGAGCTCCGAAGATGCTGAAGACGGCCCACCCGAGTTGCTGTTCATCCATGGTGGTCACACGGCAAAGATCAGTGACTTCTCATGGAATCCAAACGAGCCGTGGATTATTTGCTCTGTATCAGAGGACAACATCATGCAGGTATGGCAAATGGCCGAAAATGTCTACAACGATGAAGAACCCGAGATTCCCGCTTCCGAATTGGAGACCAACACCGCTTAAAGCGTCCAACACCAATCGCTAAATCTTTTCGGCCACGCATCCGTGTCAAGGTTATCTACAAAATGTGCGGactcattttaatttatatatatatatattacataatatttttaaaggtCAATAATTAAGTTCATAATTGTCAGCCCCTCCCCCAACACgaatctttaattaaaaacgaTTTCGGAAACAATGTTGTAGTATCACAAAC is a window encoding:
- the LOC6651740 gene encoding uncharacterized protein LOC6651740, whose amino-acid sequence is MSHSAVTANDETDYSDKDELDPAKKYLNHLLNNGSQEGDSGTELELPSWYNEQLFKRGQNYFNKYRFVMYTGMLYGLISVLAVPSILRVLSCSHQSSTPLDAYRRYVRTIFHAISWYTYPVEDKSSKFWKSIKAVRQAHSTSSRACSRLGAGQINQKDLALTQFGFIGFITLGAHRIQLYDEDFLEATAHMWRVLGYLLGIKDEYNICGRNWAETRQRLDIVQRRVYAPALEKTSEEFDRMAEALINGLWHINTILSVDAQLFFAKRLAYVPGYEYFSFDYRPGEKRNPQQRLYYYDLSWWDRFVVSYGLFIVTYLHKYKVVRMYLNFRVWIMDLLTYYLPYIAIWKFGVKAAYVRIFRSDGQALGFKFHFKNE
- the LOC6651741 gene encoding chromatin assembly factor 1 p55 subunit: MVDRSDNAESFDDAVEERVINEEYKIWKKNTPFLYDLVMTHALEWPSLTAQWLPDVTKQDGKDYSVHRLILGTHTSDEQNHLLIASVQLPSEDAQFDGSHYDNEKGEFGGFGSVCGKIEIEIKINHEGEVNRARYMPQNACVIATKTPSSDVLVFDYTKHPSKPEPSGECQPDLRLRGHQKEGYGLSWNPNLNGYLLSASDDHTICLWDINATPKEHRVIDAKNIFTGHTAVVEDVAWHLLHESLFGSVADDQKLMIWDTRNNNTSKPSHTVDAHTAEVNCLSFNPYSEFILATGSADKTVALWDLRNLKLKLHSFESHKDEIFQVQWSPHNETILASSGTDRRLHVWDLSKIGEEQSSEDAEDGPPELLFIHGGHTAKISDFSWNPNEPWIICSVSEDNIMQVWQMAENVYNDEEPEIPASELETNTA